A single genomic interval of Coccidioides posadasii str. Silveira chromosome 1, complete sequence harbors:
- a CDS encoding uncharacterized protein (EggNog:ENOG410PFJS~COG:B~BUSCO:3135at33183): MEDSTMTSGDLATQGNPVPTDQEGQTGSDSQSPGRVSASQSRPISSDKNDQNGAASDNPLDAPVSPKPQNEQTEPEDEEMGGTEPDGGKETGQSEPTGAAASQVDGPSDAPGDEAKTTAETSARSNLVSQTHAIILPSYTSWFDMNIIHDMEKKALPEFFNNRNRSKTPSVYKDYRDFMINTYRLNPVEYLTVTACRRNLAGDVCAIMRVHSFLENWGLINYQVEPSSRPSNIGPPFTGHFRIIADTPRGLQPFQPAPNAFVTPGKPHPSTEKAAAAAPPVKTDLNLEIRRNIFDDKGKEVTSDDKDKQDKQTNGDKTVTNGTSTDYSAKGVDGAARAKQIVNCHSCGVDCTRIRFHYSKSAPVSTSGNPADLKYDLCPTCFLQGRLPASHQASDFVKMEDSSYTTIPDRDRPWSDSETLLLLEALENFDDDWRKVERHVRTRTAEECVMKFLQLEIEPNYIDDSAENDPLQQALMAGRDPISQLENPILSVIAHLAQLAEPTVTAAAAGRSIEEIRRSMRKQLEKGSTEETSPGEKPVEKDRNEEAPRAEDSMEIDTANEGESTAVVSSSSKEKKSTPSIPSIAIATSAARAGALASHEEREMTRLVGAAVNITLQKFELKLAQFTELEQILDAERKELEIARQQLFLDRMALKNRIKEVQDAFQAISLEGPEAAAVKAAEVRTLGQGAEQYQFQAPGAQYGTVQPLSAAGGDYKAFEL; this comes from the exons ATGGAGGATTCAACCATGACCTCTGGCGACCTGGCTACTCAAGGCAATCCCGTGCCTACTGATCAAGAGGGCCAAACTGGCAGTGACTCTCAGTCCCCGGGCCGCGTTTCGG CCTCCCAATCCAGGCCAATATCCTCTGATAAGAACGATCAAAATGGAGCTGCATCAGACAATCCTCTTGATGCGCCTGTATCGCCCAAACCTCAGAATGAACAGACTGAACCGGAGGACGAAGAGATGGGCGGAACAGAGCCAGACGGTGGAAAGGAGACCGGGCAAAGCGAACCCACAGGAGCTGCAGCCTCACAGGTAGATGGACCGAGCGATGCACCGGGCGACGAAGCAAAAACCACTGCAGAAACTTCGGCGCGCTCGAATCTAGTTTCTCAGACACATGCGATTATTCTTCCAAGCTACACATCGTGGTTTGATATGAACATCATCCATGATATGGAGAAAAAGGCTCTTCCCGAATTTTTCAATAACCGCAACCGTAGCAAAACACCATCTGTCTACAAGGACTATCGAGATTTCATGATCAACACTTATCGTCTGAATCCTGTCGAGTACCTTACGGTAACAGCGTGTCGGAGAAATCTTGCAGGAGACGTTTGCGCGATTATGCGTGTGCATTCCTTTTTAGAAAATTGGGGCTTAATAAATTATCAG GTTGAACCGAGCTCTCGCCCTTCCAACATTGGGCCACCGTTCACAGGCCATTTCAGAATTATTGCTGATACCCCTCGTGGCCTCCAACCTTTCCAGCCAGCACCCAACGCTTTCGTTACTCCAGGTAAACCCCATCCATCTACAGAGAAAGCCGCCGCAGCGGCGCCTCCTGTTAAGACCGATCTAAATCTTGAAATTCGCCGTAATATCTTCGATGACAAAGGGAAGGAAGTCACTAGTGATGATAAAGATAAACaagacaaacaaacaaaCGGTGATAAAACGGTCACCAACGGCACAAGCACCGACTATTCTGCCAAAGGCGTGGATGGTGCGGCACGAGCAAAGCAGATCGTGAATTGCCATTCCTGCGGAGTCGACTGCACTAGGATTAGATTTCATTACTCAAAATCTGCTCCAGTTTCGACTAGTGGTAACCCGGCAGACTTGAAATATGACCTCTGTCCTACTTGTTTCTTGCAAGGCCGTCTCCCTGCATCCCATCAGGCATCGGATTTCGTGAAGATGGAGGACTCCAGTTATACCACAATTCCAGACCGCGATAGGCCTTGGTCTGATTCCGAGACCCTTCTCCTCCTCGAAGCTTTGGAGAATTTTGATGACGACTGGCGAAAAGTGGAGCGACACGTTCGCACTCGTACGGCGGAGGAGTGCGTGATGAAGTTCTTACAACTGGAGATCGAACCTAATTACATAGACGATTCCGCAGAGAATGATCCGTTACAACAAGCATTGATGGCTGGACGAGATCCGATTAGTCAGTTGGAAAATCCAATTCTTTCAGTGATTGCACACTTGGCCCAATTGGCAGAGCCAACAGTTACAGCTGCGGCTGCGGGTCGCTCCATTGAAGAAATCAGGCGCTCGATGCGAAAGCAATTAGAAAAGGGGTCTACTGAGGAGACTTCCCCCGGGGAGAAGCCAGTGGAGAAGGATCGAAATGAAGAGGCACCACGTGCTGAAGACTCCATGGAGATCGATACTGCCAACGAGGGCGAATCGACCGCCGTGGTCTCAAGTTCGtcgaaagagaagaaatctacCCCTTCAATTCCGTCTATCGCCATTGCTACCTCTGCCGCTCGTGCTGGAGCGCTGGCCTCTCATGAAGAGCGTGAAATGACTCGACTTGTTGGAGCAGCGGTGAATATCACCTTGCAGAAGTTCGAACTGAAACTAGCACAATTTACAGAACTGGAGCAGATCCTTGATGCTGAACGTAAAGAGCTAGAGATTGCTCGACAACAATTGTTCCTTGACCGAATGGCGCTCAAAAACAGGATCAAGGAAGTGCAGGATGCATTCCAGGCCATAAGTCTCGAAGGACCGGAGGCCGCGGCAGTAAAAGCTGCCGAAGTTAGAACCCTTGGACAAGGAGCAGAGCAATACCAATTTCAGGCTCCTGGTGCGCAGTACGGAACAGTTCAGCCACTTAGTGCGGCAGGTGGTGACTACAAAGCTTTCGAGCTGTGA
- a CDS encoding uncharacterized protein (EggNog:ENOG410PG1B~COG:O~BUSCO:1523at33183): MALFCAPSPLSHESPLEQLIDHGKRKIEEKIDTNSTKRAKYIGPFIVDEEDGHQDIFRSESESSSSELPSWLRAQGTYSHETTAPSCTSTLPEFQSIELSGRLRNSRTAGPSPPSRSEEVTIRKCSGESVSIRRRKPNTLLSYEQLVASRSITAPGKATRSYYGIEIHQLLEEARTIGNAGKGSESAPTIHQSVEAPAECQGKSEKAANVLWTEKYRARKFKDLIGDDRTHRAVLRWLKGWDSIVFPNLAKSRTQNKPVDFEEPTHRKILLLTGPPGLGKTTLAHVCASQAGYEVLEINASDERSRDVVKGRIKDAVGTENVKGICVKADGKAIRKPGRPVCVVVDEVDGVVTGSGGGEGGFMKALIDLVALDQKNSKKSPTDATSNNGKRKKKGEKFRLLRPLILICNDVYHPSLRPLRTSSVAEIIHVRQVPLDKVVQRMKHVFEKENISCDGDAVRRICEVSWGLSVKNDRQVKARGISEGDIRGVLVAGEWIARKLRYGGSLSANKRLTRRWVEQHVLGGSSMDGSIPGLGRGGTKEIVERVFLDGAGFPYDRVGAHSFETPFGKANDGTPVGVADLRKRHAISRLREMVDASGEYDRCVTDCFLTYPTKTYQDDSYFSKPNAAYEWLNFHDLASSRIYSNQDWELNPYLSQAVIAFHHLFSSLHKSSTGERKFDKDEDDHPFSGTRADFAAFEAERQNRAILTEFRASLSAPLLRVFLSPGTIAMELVPNLMRMLAPEIKPVIVGGSGSERGIASVRKESEKALVQSAVRVMNGLGVTFERTRVEIESGIHSGWIYRMEPALDSLTSFSQTKGTSITSAGSSAPVRYAVRQVLDQEYRKDLLKRQAESRQTRYDAPKPSANKSRDPERKGSHDESKVSSRHSRLNGPQTDFFGRIIPQKEAPVQQNTTPQQGGKNQQNDGQDNQDSKAWVKYHEGFSNAVRKRITMHELMSGF; encoded by the exons ATGGCCTTATTCTGCGCCCCGAGCCCTCTTTCCCACGAGTCGCCGTTGGAACAATTAATCGACCATGGAAAGAGGAAGATCGAGGAGAAGATAGATACAAATTCTACGAAACGCGCAAAATACATAGGGCCGTTTATTGTCGACGAGGAGGACGGGCACCAGGATATATTTCGCTCCGAATCAGAATCCAGTTCTTCAGAGTTACCAAGTTGGCTTCGTGCTCAAGGAACATATTCCCATGAAACTACAGCACCGTCTTGTACCTCTACTCTCCCCGAATTTCAAAGCATAGAGCTCTCAGGCCGTCTGCGCAATTCTAGGACTGCCGGTCCAAGCCCTCCCAGCAGAAGCGAGGAAGTCACCATTCGGAAATGTTCAGGTGAATCCGTTTCTATCCGGCGACGAAAACCAAATACACTCCTCTCTTATGAGCAATTGGTCGCTAGCCGATCGATCACAGCTCCTGGGAAGGCAACCAGAAGCTATTACGGTATCGAGATTCACCAATTGCTCGAGGAGGCTCGAACAATCGGGAACGCCGGTAAAGGATCAGAGAGTGCACCGACCATTCATCAGTCAGTGGAGGCTCCAGCGGAATGCCAGGGAAAGTCTGAAAAGGCCGCCAATGTTCTCTGGACGGAGAAATATCGCGCTCGaaaatttaaagatcttATCGGCGACGATAGGACCCATCGTGCGGTTTTACGCTGGCTAAAGGGCTGGGATTCCATTGTTTTTCCCAATCTAGCCAAGTCGAGGACGCAAAATAAGCCTGTGGATTTTGAAGAACCTACACACCGTAAAATACTTTTGCTTACCGGGCCTCCGGGTCTGGGGAAAACAACATTGGCCCATGTGTGCGCAAGCCAAGCCGGCTACGAAGTTTTGGAAATCAACGCCAGTGATGAGAGAAGTCGGGATGTTGTGAAGGGAAGAATCAAGGATGCGGTTGGCACGGAAAATGTGAAAGGGATTTGTGTCAAAGCTGATGGAAAGGCAATACGAAAACCTGGTAGGCCAGTTTGTGTAGTGGTGGATGAAGTGGATGGTGTTGTTACCGGTTCAGggggaggagaaggaggatTTATGAAGGCGCTCATTGACCTTGTCGCTCTGGACCAGAAAAACTCAAAGAAGTCCCCAACGGACGCGACGAGTAATAATGGCAAACGAAAGAAGAAGGGGGAGAAGTTTAGGCTTCTCCGACCCTTGATTCTGATTTGCAACGACGTGTACCACCCCAGCCTTCGCCCCCTTCGCACGTCGTCCGTTGCTGAAATTATTCATGTCCGTCAAGTGCCGCTGGATAAAGTGGTCCAACGGATGAAGCATGTTTTTGAGAAGGAAAACATTTCTTGCGATGGAGATGCTGTCAGAAGAATATGCGAGGTCTCTTGGGGACTCAGTGTCAAAAACGACCGTCAGGTGAAAGCTCGCGGAATAAGTGAGGGTGACATTCGAGGCGTGCTCGTTGCGGGTGAATGGATAGCTCGAAAATTACGGTATGGGGGCTCATTGTCGGCAAATAAACGACTAACAAGGAGATGGGTTGAGCAGCACGTCCTGGGGGGGTCTTCAATGGACGGATCAATTCCAGGCCTAGGACGTGGAGGAACCAAAGAGATTGTTGAACGTGTGTTTCTCGATGGCGCCGGTTTTCCTTATGACCGTGTAGGAGCTCACAGTTTCGAGACCCCATTTGGGAAGGCTAATGACGGTACACCTGTGGGTGTTGCAGACCTCCGCAAACGTCATGCAATCAGTCGCTTGAGAGAAATGGTCGATGCTTCAGGCGAATATGATCGCTGCGTTACAGATTGCTTTCTCACATACCCAACTAAAACTTATCAAGACGATTCGTACTTCTCAAAACCGAATGCTGCATACGAGTGGCTAAATTTCCACGATCTGGCATCTTCGAGAATCTACTCAAATCAAGATTGGGAGTTGAACCCATACCTCAGCCAGGCCGTCATTGCATTTCATCACCTTTTTTCCTCATTGCACAAGTCCAGCACTGGAGAACGAAAGTTCGATAAGGATGAAGATGACCATCCATTCTCAGGTACAAGGGCGGACTTTGCGGCTTTCGAAGCGGAAAGGCAAAACCGTGCTATCCTTACCGAGTTTAGAGCTTCTCTCTCTGCTCCATTACTGCGTGTGTTCCTATCCCCAGGGACGATTGCTATGGAGCTTGTGCCTAACTTAATGCGGATGCTGGCCCCTGAGATAAAACCGGTTATCGTAGGCGGCAGTGGGAGTGAGCGTGGAATCGCGAGCGTGAGAAAGGAGAGTGAAAAGGCTCTTGTGCAGTCCGCAGTAAGGGTTATGAATGGTCTTGGAGTGACATTTGAGAGGACAAGGGTCGAAATTGAGAGTGGAATCCACAGTGGCTGGATATATCGAATGGAGCC GGCTCTCGACTCCTTAACGAGCTTCTCCCAAACAAAAGGCACATCCATTACTTCAGCCGGTTCCTCGGCACCAGTCCGCTACGCCGTGCGTCAAGTACTCGATCAAGAGTACCGGAAAGATCTTCTGAAACGTCAAGCAGAATCTCGCCAGACTCGATATGACGCGCCAAAGCCTTCGGCGAACAAGAGTAGAGACCCAGAAAGGAAGGGCAGTCATGACGAATCAAAGGTCTCATCCAGGCATTCCCGGCTCAATGGACCCCAAACAGACTTCTTCGGTCGGATTATTCCTCAGAAGGAGGCGCCAGTTCAACAAAACACCACGCCTCAGCAAGGGGGAAAGAATCAACAGAATGACGGTCAGGATAATCAAGATTCGAAGGCTTGGGTCAAATACCATGAGGGGTTTTCAAATGCGGTGCGAAAGCGGATCACTATGCATGAGCTAATGTCTGGATTCTGA